A genomic window from Emys orbicularis isolate rEmyOrb1 chromosome 8, rEmyOrb1.hap1, whole genome shotgun sequence includes:
- the NDST1 gene encoding bifunctional heparan sulfate N-deacetylase/N-sulfotransferase 1 — protein MTVLGRLRRGFRQVSPQVVLLLLFAFCLLSVFISAYYLYGWKRGLEPSGEVPGPDCDEPKIAPSRLLPLKPLKVADSSRTDPLVLVFVESLYSQLGQEIIAILESSRFKYRTEIAPGKGDMPTLTDKDRGRFALIIYENILKYVNLDAWNRELLDKYCVEYGVGVVGFFKANENSLLSAQLKGFPLFLHSNLGLKDCSINPKSPLLYITRPSEVEKGLLPGEDWTVFQSNHSTYEPVLLAKTKSAESIPHMSVDAALHTTVVQDLGLHDGIQRVLFGNNLNFWLHKLVFVDAVSFLTGKRLSLPLDRYLLVDIDDIFVGKEGTRMKVEDVKALFDTQNELRTHIPNFTFNLGYSGKFFHTGTDAEDEGDDLLLSYVKEFWWFPHMWSHMQPHLFHNQSVLAEQMTMNKKFAVEHGIPTDMGYAVAPHHSGVYPVHVQLYEAWKQVWAIKVTSTEEYPHLKPARYRRGFVHNGIMVLPRQTCGLFTHTIFYNEYPGGSSELDKIINGGELFLTVLLNPISIFMTHLSNYGNDRLGLYTFKHLVRFLGSWTNLKLQTLPPMQLAQKYFQIFSEEKDPLWQDPCEDKRHKDIWSKEKTCDRFPKLLIIGPQKTGTTALYLFLGMHPDLSSNYPSSETFEEIQFFNGHNYHKGIDWYMEFFPIPSNTTSDFYFEKSANYFDSETAPRRAAALLSKAKVITILINPADRAYSWYQHQRAHDDPVALKFTFHEVITAGPEASQKLRTLQSRCLVPGWYATHIERWLNSYHANQILVLDGKLLRTEPAKVMDTVQKFLGVTNFIDYHKTLAFDPKKGFWCQLLEGGKTKCLGKSKGRKYPEMDSDSRAFLRDYYRDHNIELSKLLYKMGQTLPTWLREELQNAR, from the exons ATGACCGTGCTGGGGAGGCTCCGGAGGGGTTTCCGACAGGTGTCTCCTCAGgtggtgctgctcctgctctttgCCTTCTGCCTGCTCAGTGTTTTCATCTCGGCATATTATTTATATGGGTGGAAGAGGGGCCTGGAGCCCTCCGGGGAGGTCCCGGGCCCAGACTGCGATGAACCCAAGATTGCCCCTTCCCGCCTGCTCCCCTTGAAGCCCCTCAAGGTGGCCGATTCATCCCGCACGGACCCCTTGGTGCTGGTGTTCGTGGAAAGCCTGTACTCTCAGCTGGGCCAGGAGATCATTGCCATCTTGGAATCCAGCCGCTTCAAATACCGGACAGAGATTGCCCCCGGGAAGGGGGACATGCCCACCCTGACCGACAAGGATCGGGGACGCTTCGCGCTCATCATTTACGAGAACATCCTCAAGTATGTGAACTTGGACGCCTGGAACCGGGAGCTCTTGGATAAGTACTGCGTGGAGTACGGCGTGGGGGTTGTCGGCTTCTTCAAG gccaaCGAGAACAGTTTGCTGAGTGCTCAGCTGAAGGGCTTCCCACTCTTTCTCCACTCCAACCTCGGGCTGAAGGACTGCAGCATCAACCCCAAATCCCCGCTCCTGTACATCACGCGCCCCAGCGAGGTGGAGAAGGGCCTGcttccaggagaggactggaccGTCTTCCAGTCCAACCATTCCACCTACGAGCCGGTACTCCTGGCCAAGACCAAGTCAGCAGAGTCCATCCCGCACATGAGCGTCGATGCTGCGCTGCACACCACCGTGGTGCAGGACCTGGGCCTGCACGACGGCATCCAGAGAGTTCTCTTCGGGAACAACCTCAACTTCTGGCTGCACAAGCTGGTCTTCGTGGATGCCGTCTCCTTCCTGACCGGCAAGAGGCTCTCCCTTCCCCTCGACCGCTACCTCCTGGTGGACATCGATGACATCTTCGTGGGCAAGGAGGGCACTCGCATGAAGGTTGAAGACGTAAAG GCTCTGTTTGACACTCAGAATGAACTGCGCACCCACATCCCCAACTTCACCTTCAACCTGGGCTACTCAGGGAAATTCTTCCACACAG GCACGGATGCTGAAGACGAAGGAGACGACCTGTTGCTGTCTTACGTGAAGGAGTTCTGGTGGTTCCCACACATGTGGAGTCACATGCAGCCTCACCTCTTCCACAACCAGTCGGTGCTAGCGGAGCAAATGACCATGAACAAGAAATTCGCTGTC GAGCATGGCATTCCCACCGACATGGGGTACGCCGTGGCACCCCACCACTCCGGCGTGTACCCCGTCCACGTGCAGCTGTACGAAGCGTGGAAGCAGGTTTGGGCGATCAAAGTCACGAGCACGGAGGAGTATCCCCACCTGAAACCAGCCCGCTACCGCCGAGGCTTTGTCCACAATGGGATCATG GTACTCCCGCGGCAGACCTGTGGCTTGTTCACGCACACCATCTTCTATAACGAataccctggtggctccagtgaACTGGACAAGATCATCAATGGAGGGGAGCTGTTCCTGACTGTGCTACTTAACCCT ATCAGTATCTTCATGACCCACCTGTCCAATTACGGCAACGACCGCCTGGGTTTGTACACCTTCAAACACCTGGTCCGCTTCCTCGGCTCCTGGACCAACCTGAAGCTGCAGACGCTGCCGCCCATGCAGCTGGCGCAGAAATACTTCCAGATCTTCTCCGAGGAGAAGGATCCACTGTGGCAG GATCCCTGTGAGGACAAGCGGCATAAGGACATTTGGTCCAAAGAAAAGACATGTGACCGGTTCCCAAAGCTTCTCATCATCGGACCTCAGAAAACAG GGACGACAGCCCTCTATCTGTTCCTGGGGATGCACCCGGACCTGAGCAGCAACTACCCCAGCTCGGAGACTTTTGAGGAGATCCAGTTCTTCAACGGACACAATTATCACAAGGGCATTGACTG GTACATGGaattcttccccatcccctccaacacCACCTCCGACTTCTACTTCGAGAAGAGCGCCAATTACTTTGACTCGGAAACGGCCCCCAGGCGGGCGGCCGCGCTGCTCTCCAAGGCCAAGGTCATCACCATCCTCATCAACCCTGCAGACCGGGCCTACTCCTGGTACCAG CACCAGCGAGCTCACGATGATCCAGTCGCTCTGAAATTCACCTTCCACGAGGTGATCACAGCTGGGCCTGAGGCTTCTCAGAAGCTCCGGACGCTACAGAGCCGCTGCCTGGTACCGGGCTGGTACGCCACCCACATTGAGCGCTGGCTGAACAGCTATCATGCCAACCAG ATCCTTGTTCTGGATGGCAAGCTGCTCCGAACAGAACCAGCCAAAGTGATGGATACAGTCCAGAAGTTCCTTGGCGTGACGAACTTCATCGATTACCATAAAACCCTGGC